One window of the Eucalyptus grandis isolate ANBG69807.140 chromosome 8, ASM1654582v1, whole genome shotgun sequence genome contains the following:
- the LOC104416933 gene encoding transcription factor bHLH25-like, protein MEDLAFADQYLMDPLGYSPAESGSNQFTSFSSVWPLSNQIQNVGHSHNVPFATEHNNPQMKPPLPSNSQIISFQNSDLSPNMSPNMSQQYPGTYELRDGEGKKMKRSGSGGTFSRTTLHAQEHIIAERKRREKMSQRFTALSSIIPGLTKLDKASVLGDTIKYLKQLEERAKFLEEEAVTRTVESAIFTKNPSLQRGGGFVSFSSEEKQYNPIIDQQLPEVEARVSGKNVLIKVQCEKHEGCIKEVTKQMEDMNLTTLNISVLTFGSSLLDVTIVAQIENEYCPAIEEIVEKLRCALTTFIH, encoded by the exons ATGGAAGATCTGGCCTTCGCAGATCAATATCTAATGGATCCCTTGGGTTACTCTCCCGCCGAGTCTGGCTCCAATCAATTTACTTCATTTTCTTCGGTGTGGCCCTtgtcaaatcaaatccaaaatgtTGGCCACTCGCACAATGTCCCTTTCGCAACTGAGCACAATAACCCCCAAATGAAACCACCTCTACcgtcaaattctcaaattataTCGTTTCAGAACTCAGATCTATCCCCAAACATGTCCCCAAACATGTCTCAGCAATATCCCG GCACCTATGAGTTGCGAGATGGGGAAggtaagaagatgaagagaagtgGTAGTGGTGGTACATTTAGCAGAACAACATTGCATGCGCAAGAACACATTATTGCAGAGAGGAAGCGCCGGGAGAAGATGAGCCAGCGCTTCACTGCTCTTTCATCCATCATTCCTGGCCTTACAAAG CTGGACAAGGCTTCTGTCCTTGGAGATACGATAAAGTACTTGAAACAACTCGAGGAACGTGCAAAGTTTCTCGAGGAAGAGGCGGTCACAAGAACCGTGGAATCGGCGATCTTCACTAAGAACCCATCGCTCCAACGTGGCGGCGGCTTTGTGTCTTTTTCATCCGAAGAGAAGCAGTACAACCCAATCATCGATCAGCAACTACCTGAGGTCGAAGCACGAGTGTCGGGGAAGAATGTTTTGATCAAAGTCCAGTGCGAGAAGCACGAGGGTTGCATCAAGGAAGTGACGAAACAAATGGAGGACATGAACTTGACAACTCTAAATATCAGCGTCCTAACATTTGGGAGTTCACTCTTGGATGTCACAATTGTGGCCCAG ATAGAAAATGAGTACTGCCCGGCAATTGAGGAGATTGTTGAAAAACTACGCTGTGCTCTGACAACGTTCATCCACTAA